The genomic window TGATGAAAAGGAAACTAGCCAATGAGTTGATGGAATTTTCAAATGACTCAAGAAAATTGAGCACATCAAACAGATGCAATATGTACACAGTTTGCCATGACAGATGCCCCTGTCCCATACATTGTTGCaaggaaatactccctccgttcctagGATTCCTAGGGTTCAATTTTTGTAGACAATATAAGCATTCCTAAAGTACTAATAGTCCCATCATCAAATTTCTCCCCAATCTTACTCTCAACCACCACCCCATCCCAACCACCTCTTATTATCTTTTCTTCTCAAATTATCTCTGCTAAATAACCTACTAATGCTTGTATTTGGAAAAATGAAAGGGAGTAtatgaactactccctccaattTTTAATGTTTGATGCCATTGAcgattcatcttattcaaaaattttgtgcaaacaAGCTAAAATaaagtcatgcttaaagtatctttaatgataaaacaaatcacaagaAGATAAATCATAATTACACATTTTtcgaataagatgaatggtcaaacgtattTCCAAAAGTCAATGGCATCACACATTAAAAACCGATCCCGCTCATTAGAGTATCTCCAAGAGAGGACCAAACATGTTCCTAAAAACTAAATTTTGGGGACTTTGGTTAAATTTAGTCTTCTAAAGCATGACCAACAGCTTCCTTATTCTATTCCCTATCATCAGATTTAagaaattttggtcaaaattcACATCCAACAGAATCCCTAACCTGTCTCCCAATAATCCAAATTCCCAACTCTGGATATTTCGTTCCCCACTTGAAGGGAGCGATTTTTTTGTTCCCAATCGTTCTCTCCCGCGcgcacagagaaaaaaaatcgtgaGATGGAGGAGCTCACTTGGCGCAGTGCGTGCATAGGGGAGGAGATTGGCGTAGGGAGGAGCAGAAAAACTGTTGGTAGTTAAAGGGAGGTCCCACTTTTCATTATAGGGAAATCAATTTAAGGCTCTCTCTTGGAGAGATAGGTTTTCTCACTTCCTATATTAAGTTTAGGAGATCCAAAAAACATAGTTTTGGGAATTGATTACTGGGATACTCTTGGTGATGCTCCTAATATTTCGTTccctaaacttttttttaatctcctGAACTGCATATCTCTCCAAGAGATAGCCTAAAATTGATTTCCTATAATTACAAGTGGGCCACCCCTTTAACcaccaatagaaaaaaaaaagtttttctcCTGTCATCCCCTAAGTGTGCGCCAGATGCCGATTTCCTATAATTAAAAGTGGGCAATCCCTTTAAccaccaataaaaaaaaagtttttctcCCGTCCCCTCCCCTAAGTGTGCACCAGATGCCGATCTCCTCATCTCTCTCGCGATTTTTCTCCACCGAAACCGATCTGTTCGAGCCGCTAAATGGTCGCTGATCTCCCCTAATTCCCCTCTCCGCTAGCTGCTTCGCCTCCGCCGACGACGGTCGCTGCAGTCGCGACCGAGTGCGGCGAGAAAAGGAGCGCGGGCACATTTTCCCCCTGCGCGCGCGAGAGCGAAGAACGTGATTGGGAAGAAAAAGTCGCTCGCTAGAAGTGGGTAACGAGATATCTGGAGTTGGGAACATGGATTATTGGGAGATAGGTTAGGGAATTTCTTGGATGCGATTTTGGACCAAAATTTCCTAAATGAGGATAAGGAATAGAATAAGGAAGCTCTTGCTGATGCTCTAACAGACTTTAAATCATGGTCCCAAAATTTACCCACGCCAATCCCACCCAGGATTTGGGAAGCGGTACGCCCTCCCAATCGCACAAATCATGCTAGAAGAGCAAATCGCGCCATAAGAGCGGTGCACCCTCCCAATCGCACAAATCGCGCTATAAGAGCAAATCGCGccataagagcatctccaagagagGCCCAAAAATAATTCCTAAATCCTATAGATTGGGAAAATATGTTCCATCTCCAAGAGATACCTAAAATAGAATCCCAAAAATGAGTTAGTTGACCACGTAGGATTGGGCCCATGGTTGttaccgattttttttttttaacatgcgCATGGATCAGAACAGATCGCTCCCCCTGCCGCTGCCCTTTCTGAATGCCACAGAAAAACGGAAGGCCTAGTTGATCCTCTAGACGATGTCATCAATCTACATATTAATATCGCATGGTCATGTAGAGGATCAACTAATCCCTCTGTTTTTCCACATTAGATGTGGAATCATCCGTCAATACCACAATGGCTGGTGGGTGAGGTTTTTCTAGCAGCGGCAGGAGCTGGAGGCGTTCAGAAGGGCAGCGGCAGGGGAGCGATTTGACCTGTGTGCAGGTATAAGAAAAAATCGGTAACAACCATGGCACATCCCATCCTACCTGGTCAATTAACTAATTTAATCCTACGTGTCAACAAACTAATATTTGGGATTCTATTTTTAGGCATCTCTtggagatagagatatatatattttttagggtCTCTTGGAGATAAACATATTTTGGacctaaatttttttgaaattgtCCCAATCCATAGGTCTTAGGAACTAACTTAATTGTCTCAATCCATAGGTTTTAGGAACTAACTTTTGGGcctctgttggagatgctcttagtgcttcattcatattatattaattattaactCCATTAACAATGGATTTCATCCACTTGCTGAACGTGAAACAAAGAAAAGCTGGCTTTTGTTCTGATTCAAGCAAGCAATTTAATCAGAACAGTGTAACAATGTCCAGATAATTACCAGATAATTTTGTGTCCTTGAGCTTGTCAGCAACCTTCTTAGCTTCAGCATCAGCTTGTGCCTTTGAGCTCCTCTCAGCTTGGCTGCCTGCAAATTTATTCCTGAAGGACTCTACTTCTTCATCTTTCTGCATCCAATGAGGTCAAGAGATGTAAAGCTTTGACAGACTACAGAAAAAAGTCACAAAAGTTGCAAGAAGTTACAAAAATTGCAAATATGTACCAGTTCTTTAAATAGAGGTGAAGGCTTTCCTATTTTGTGGCCTGCTGATACAAAATCCCAAGGTCTTTTTGCCTTGGCAATTTCTCCTTTATCGTCACAGAAAGACAAGCTTTCTTCAGGGGTCATATTTAATTGCCGCAACAccttatgaaaaaaatgaagtgaGATTCGGCTCTCTTATAAAAACTCAGACATGTTTCAGTGATGACAAGGATCATACTTCATTGGAAAATGAAGGCATGAAAGGCTCCAGCAAACAGGCAAGGAGATAGACCACACCAACTGAAGTTTTCATTACAACAGCACAGGCTGCTGGATCTTCCTTATAAAGTTTCCAAAACTGGCTCTCCTGCACTCAGTTAGCGAATTGAAGATATAAAAGTGTTACTTAAAATAGACTAAACGAAAACCATgacaataaaacaaattactTACTTGCAGATATGCATTTCCATCACTAGAAATGCCCATAGCGCTCTTCAGTCCTTGTTTCAATTTAACCTGTCAAGAAAAAACTATTAAACATATGTTCCAAAACTTACTAGCTTGctaaaccaaaagaaaaaagaaaaaaggaagaagaattgACAGGATGTTAAGCAGGAAGCATAGGAATGTGTCATTTCCTACGATAACAGATTGATAGATAACCTTTTCCATTGCTTCAAGATATTGTTCAACCCATTTATTAGTTTTCTCAGCAAGTGCCTTTGTCAGTGGATGCGACTCAGCGTTAGGAGCATCAGGTACAATGGAATCATATCCGGCTcctaacaaaaaaagaaaaaaaagaaagaaacataatGAACATAAAACAAAAGTTTGGAGGTAAGAACAAGATAATGGCGACTGATCACTTATGGCCTATCTAAACTCTATGAGAAAAATACCAAACTCAATTAATAGTCCTTAAAGAAAGTAAGATGCCAGGTATTAAGACATCTAGACTGACCTGCTGGTTTTGCAACAAAACTGAGCACACGGTTGATGAAATTCCCCAAGTTGTTCAACAACTCACTGTTTAATTTGGCTTGCAAATCAGCCCAAGTAAACAGTGTATCTGATACCTGAATTAAAAAGATGATAGTTAGGACAAAAAACTTAAACACTGTACCGTTACAGTGTACCATTCAATACAAACCTCAGGACGATTTGTAAGCAAGTAGTAACGCCACACTTCAGGAGGTATATTTGTATCCTTCGCGTCATTACCAAAGACTCCAATACCATGGCTCTTGGAGAATTTTCCTTCAAGTGCAATGAATATTCAATTATTATCCACATAGATGTGCATGTTTGTCttatcatgcatgcatcttgGTCAGCAACTCAGCATGTTTAGATAAAGCTCATGCAAAGCAGTATGGGATTTTCTGTTCAGATAATGCTCATGCAAGGAAATACGGCATCCTTTGtgaataagtactccctccgtttcaaattacttgCCATTCTAGTTTTGTTGTAAGTCAAAAGGTTTGTACCTTGACCATCAATTTCTGGAAATCCATATAATTTAACATCATAATATTTATGTTATTCATTGGATAATTTGCATGTtgttaaactatatgaatttctagaaattgGTGGTCAAAGATATAAATGTTTACTTACAACAAAGCTAGAATGGCAagtaacttgaaacggagggaaagTTACATGTTAGAACATAGGCATATATCAGACTTCCATCAAATGACAGTTTTAGTCTACAGACACCGTTAAATTTTAGTCACCATTGCTTAAATTTGCAGTCCAGTGTAATGGATGAAAAGAAGCATGTTTGAAAGAGATTGGTGGAATAAAACAGGTAATAAAACTCAGGTCTGAGGGTGCCATAAAATGTAATGTCTTAAATATTCTTGGGATGAGAATCTTCAATCCAATTCGATACTTCTCTTTGTCAAACTCGGtagcttttgactaataatcatactaaacATATCTATGCTAAGTATTATGaatgttatatcactagattcatattttgatgtactttcatgtgatgctaatttttaTATTAGTTGGGAACATAACATGGAATAAATTACTGGTCAAAGTATGTCACtgaagaccgtgtaaaaaaatataggccttataatttgggatagagggagtaactaaTATTATTCAGCAGAGAGAAAATAACATGTTTTGGTTCAAATAAATGGGCACGGCAAATTTGGTTGATAAAAGACTATGAATTCCACAGGCTCCTGAGCTCACATAAGCAAACAAGTATTTACCATTTACCAGTTACCAATAATATGGACTCTTTGTCAATCAAGcattttggttaaaaaaaactgtagCAGCAATACCTGCTTCGTAGTTCAAATATTCAGTCACACTTATGGTCTTCATCATTGTCCACTTTTCGCCAGTTCCAAGTAATGTAGAAGGGAACATGACCTTTCATTAAATAAGTAGTTCATGGTTAATAATTAGAAGCATGAGAACAATAACTAGTATTTGCAAAATGAGTAAATGACATATATATTAGGCTCCATTTTGACATGGCTGCATTTGCAAAAGATCTTGTATTTTTTACTTTGATAAACTACCTGACAGTATATTTTGCTATAGCAGTAGATTAGATGGAGGGGGCAACTATTCTCATAAGGCCATAACTAGGTCCACAAAGCACATGTACAACAACCCCCAAACTGACCATTGAAGGCTTAAAGGATATAAAGCTTGTGGGTTTATAGTCCTTTCGTAGTAACCATCAAGTTCATGAATTgaaatatcaaacaaatcatcaaattACAAATTAATACCATACTATCAATCATATAACCAAGTTGGATAGAGACCAATCAGGCGTTTAAGATATAAGTCAGAATTCGTCTTTTTTTCAGAGAAAGCTAACTCAGTTAAACATTTGAGATAATATTATCTTGACTAAGTAGTTAAATACAACAATATTTACAAACATGTACTCATGGAAAACTAATTATTCATACATTCACATCCAAAACGTAATGAAAAACTAAAACTGTTCATAATTCATATGCCATGAACAGAAACAATTCATACCGTGTGAAATGGCACATTATCTTTACCCATGAACTGAAACAATTCTACGTTATCAGGATCCTTCCACCATTTCTCCCAATCAGGTGTATAGGAAGCTGTGATAGATACATAGCCAATCGGTGCATCAAACCAAACATAGAAcacctaaaaataaaaaaaaaatcattagagATAAAGTAAATAGAACATAAGCAGGACTTCTTCAGATCTGATATGCACAAACCTTGTCCTTATATTTCTCATGTGGAACAGGAACACCCCACTTGAGATCTCGGGTGATACAGCGTGGCTTCAAACCTTCCTTCAGCCATGCGTTTGTTGCCTGAATAGCATTTTGACTCCACATACCAGCTACAGAAGTTTCATTGATATAGTTTACCAACTTGTCGCTCAAAAGAGGAAGCTCAAGGAATAAGTGATCTGTGTCACGGATACGTGGAGTATTCTTACAGACCTACAGAAAGATAGAGGGCAAAAGGAAAGCATAATTAAAACTTCACAGTACTCTGTGCTTTGTATCATGcagcaataaaaaaatgatgCTCAACGAACAAATTAGCTTACCTTACACTTGGGATCAATTAGCTCAGTTGGATTCAACAATTTGCTGCAGTTTTCACACTGATCACCTCGCGCCGCCTCATAATTACAGCCTTCAGTTGGACATTTCCCCTCCACGAGCCTATCCGCTAAAAATCGTTGGCAAGTATCACAGTACAGCTGCAAAAGGAATATATATTGTGTAAAAGATAGAATATGCAAAGACAGATACACAGGGATAAGACCAAGAATCATCTATACCTGCTGCATGGTGTTTTCTGTGAGCCAATTGTTTTCCATCAACTTTTGGAAAATTGCTTGGCAGACTTCAGTCTGTTGGGGAGAGGATGTCCGTCCAAACTTGTCAAACTTTATGTCAAACCATTTGTAAACCTCACTATGGACAGCATGATACCTATTTTCAACAGGAAAAGCTCTCTATGAAGAAAATGCCTTCACTTTTCATGTGCTAAGTTTACAGGACATGAAAGAAAGGCAACTGACTCATGCATTTGTGAACTACaactaaaaaaaagtttgcGATGGTCTTTCCAAAAATTATGGGATCTGTCACTCTACATCACTTTCAATTGTTTACGAACATACTTGGCACGTCATATTACTTAATGCGCATAATCTTATGGTTGTAAGCAGAGAGTGCGACCACCAACCGCCACTGTCGATGAGTGtcatggaaaataaaaaatctataAGTGCATCCGCTGCGACTAGTGAATTCAATTCGTCAGCTCATATTGAAGCTAAACCACACTGTTTTTGTACTAACTAGTGCCATCGCAACCAAAATTATAATAAACCCAGACAAAATCCTATATACGATTACTAACAGGGTGAGAGAGACCAAATTAAATTAGAAGCAGAGGGAAGGTGAAGCCTCTCTCACTTGTCGCAGATCTCCTTGGGCGAGCACTTCTCCTCCATGGCCTTGGTCTCGGTGGCCGTCCCGTACTCGTCGGTGCCGCATATGTAGATGACGTTGTAGCCCCGCAGCCGGCAGTAGCGCGCGAACACGTCGGCGCTGAGCACGCCtgcatcgccaccaccaccaatcaatcaatcaatcagcaGCAAGAACAAGCTGAATCCGTCAGCACAAAGGAAGCTAACAAACAAAAAGCGAAATAGAGGGAGGAGGCTCACAGCCGATGATGTTCCCGAGGTGAGGGACGTTGTTGACGTAGGGCAGCGCGCTGGTGACGAGGATGTTGCGGCGGCCGGGGACCGgcagcttcggcggcggcggcggcggcgacgccatggGGTAGACGAGAGGAGGTTTAGGGTTGGGGAGGAGCAGGTGGGGGGAGTGGAGGCTGTCCTTTGGTGTTGTCAAATGAAATTCTATTGAGGTAATAGTGGGCCGACTGGCCCATAACTCTACTttatttggaataagttcacttgagatCCGTCAAAAATAGTTTAATACGCGTCCCTCAACGCAAAACAAAACAGGTTATTAAGGGCGGATTTGCTGTTGCGGGCGTACGCGCGGGCGAGCAAACTGTAGCGCGCGTTTCGGACGCGGAGGCCCACTGCCCATGCACGCTAACGTCACCCTCCTCCATGCGATTAGCACCATAATTAATTAACGTGCGATTAATGCTGTAACTAGCATGTGAGTACGTAGTGCTGTGATTCCGTTTTTTTTCTTAGTAATTAGCCatgaacatttttttcttgttgtgctatttcttttaaaaaaatccaaattgaatttcaaattttaaaaactacatctaaaatttgaaactttctcAATTTTAAACTTTCATCTCTGAATTTAAAACTATCAACGCAAAATTTTAAGCTTCCaattcatatttaaaaaaattcaactgaaaattgaaaactttcaagtcaactTTTGAAAACTATCAGCtctttaaaaactttcaagtcaagatttgaaaattttcaattcagATTTGGAAGTATTTAAACTTTTAGTTTTTACAATTTCTAGAGAGGTACGAGGGGATACCATATTTTCTATCTAAAATTTGTATCTCTTTGATACTCGATACTAAGAGGTAACAAAATTAGGAAAATGCTacacatatgatttttttttaacgattTTTGTACGTTCAAACGAGGACGGCGCCTGGTACGTCACGTTACGTGGTGCACGCGTATGCTGGAGCCCAAGAGCTCATGGACCCCGAAGCCCATACGCACATACGTACTCATAATTTTCCTTTGCCATTTTCTCTGTATCCAAACAGATACTACAAACCTTGTCAAACATTGGTTCATACATGAACGTTGCTGCATCTTGTCCTGATTTGTGCTATTGTAAATTTAGAATACTTCCAACCATGGGTGATGCTATACCATGGTCCGGGGTGCAAGTGACATATTTGTATGGGTAATTTACTTAAATTAGGTTCACATCATAATAATTTACTTAGCTTAAGCCGGGTAACATGATAAGTGTTGAGCGATACAATCAGTATATATAAgattgactagaaaaaaatacccgtgcgctGTGACGGATGGAGGCTATTTCAATAGTATTattgttcaatttttttatctaaaatgTATATGGGATTTTTATTTCTATAGTATTGATATCTAATTCGGAATCCTTATTGGAATGATGGTTATATCCTGTACATTCTTTTCTTATGgcctgtcatggttatggataccacatacctaatagtagttgactaaatctcggcaggacctatcatataccatgtcctatacggaaacaaccttcggatataggaggagttccgataagaaaagacaaccaaagttctacatggaaacgacaaggactactcggatgtattcatattggttttcctagttctacttggataaggggacacctatggatataaatac from Oryza glaberrima chromosome 6, OglaRS2, whole genome shotgun sequence includes these protein-coding regions:
- the LOC127776751 gene encoding probable methionine--tRNA ligase, with the translated sequence MASPPPPPPKLPVPGRRNILVTSALPYVNNVPHLGNIIGCVLSADVFARYCRLRGYNVIYICGTDEYGTATETKAMEEKCSPKEICDKYHAVHSEVYKWFDIKFDKFGRTSSPQQTEVCQAIFQKLMENNWLTENTMQQLYCDTCQRFLADRLVEGKCPTEGCNYEAARGDQCENCSKLLNPTELIDPKCKVCKNTPRIRDTDHLFLELPLLSDKLVNYINETSVAGMWSQNAIQATNAWLKEGLKPRCITRDLKWGVPVPHEKYKDKVFYVWFDAPIGYVSITASYTPDWEKWWKDPDNVELFQFMGKDNVPFHTVMFPSTLLGTGEKWTMMKTISVTEYLNYEAGKFSKSHGIGVFGNDAKDTNIPPEVWRYYLLTNRPEVSDTLFTWADLQAKLNSELLNNLGNFINRVLSFVAKPAGAGYDSIVPDAPNAESHPLTKALAEKTNKWVEQYLEAMEKVKLKQGLKSAMGISSDGNAYLQESQFWKLYKEDPAACAVVMKTSVGVVYLLACLLEPFMPSFSNEVLRQLNMTPEESLSFCDDKGEIAKAKRPWDFVSAGHKIGKPSPLFKELKDEEVESFRNKFAGSQAERSSKAQADAEAKKVADKLKDTKLSDGGQKKEQKKQSGGSKSKNAEVDVTVAKLDIRVGLIRKAQKHPDADSLYVEEIDVGEEAPRTVVSGLVKFIPLEEMQNRKVCVLCNLKPVAMRGIKSHAMVLAASNEDHTKVELVEPPESAAVGERVTFAGYSGEPEASLNAKSKTWEKLSADLHSNGELVACYKDVPFTTSAGVCKVKSIASGEIR